Below is a window of Desmonostoc muscorum LEGE 12446 DNA.
ACACGACAATTTCATCAATTGCTTAGCTTGCAACTGTTAAAACATATAGCGTTTCCTGACCTAATAAGGTAAACCTGTAGGGGCACGGCAGTGCCCATAGGTGTCAACTTAACGGGAAACCCTCGTCAAGACGTGATATTGAGTTCACTCACTGATCATCACTCAACGCGTTACCCCACCCTAACCCTCCCCTTGTAAAGGGGAGGGAACTAGATTCTTTTTTCCCCCCAATCCATCGGGGGGATTAAGGGGGGTAAAACGCCTGTGAGATACGCATTTCTTGCTTAAGTTGACACCTATGGGCAGTGCCGTGCCCCTACACCTCGTGATATCATGTTGTACCCCATCTGAATGGGAACCGCTATAAATTATCTTGGTGGGTAATACTGCGGATTCATAACTGGAGCTTGATAACTATTTGCAGGTAGAGTATTTGCCATACCATTGGGTACAGGACTAATAATCGGAGCTTGATAACCATTCATCGGTACGCTGCTTGTGGTACCGTTGGGTAAAACAGGATTGATAATCTGGGGTTGATAACCGTTGGTAGGTACAGTGCTTGTAGTACTGCTGGGTGCAACAGAATTTTGGCTAAACTCTTGGTAAGCAGCACGAGAAATTGAGCTAATCAGTTTTTCAGCGCGGGGGTCGTTATTGGGGCGTTGCACCATCACAGCAGCTACGTAGCGCTTACCAGTGGGAACAATAATTAAACCTGCATCTGCCAGCATTGTGCCAATATCACCTGTTTTGTGGTATACTCTAGCGCCTGTTCCCAAACCGGATGGGAGCAATGAGTCTCGCTGAGTGCGGCGCAAAATATCGAGCATTAAATCACGTGATGGCATACTGACTAAATTTCCCTGACTGACAATTGCCATCAAATTCCCTAGTTCTTTGGGGCTAGTGGTGTTTGTTCCTTCTAAATCTGGTAGTTGATTGCGAATGACTGTGGTTGTCAATCCCCAACTGCGGAAACGCTGGTTTAAAGCATCTATGCCTCCCAGTCGGGCAATTAGCATATTTGTGGCTGTGTTGTCGCTGATGGTAATCATTTTAGTGGCGACTTCCAGAGCAGCGTACTGGGTTCCAGCTGGTTTGTATTGCAGATTTCCCGAACCACCTGCCATCGCATCTTGCTGCATGGTCAGCATTTCATCAAGGCGAATTTTTCCCGCGTCCACATCCTGGAAGAAGGCAATTAGAATCGGTACTTTGATTGTGCTAGCCGCAGGAAAACTGGTAGAGGCATTGATATCTACATAATTACCAGTATCCAAATCTACTAAGAAAACTCCGGGTGTGAGATTTGGGTTGCTGGTGGCCAAATTTTGCACCGCATTTTTTAAGGGGATAATTTCCTGAGATAATAATAGGCTTGAAGATGCAACTGGGGCAGTAGGGGTGGGTTGCGGCTGCGATCGCGCCACATTACTATTACTAGATTGGGGCGCTGAATTTGTGGTGATGCGATTAGCCGGGTCTAATACTGACAATACAGTGCCTACAATTGCCCCCATGCCAACACCCACAATTAACAACCGCAGTACATATAATATGGTTTTGGCCATTGGCTTTAACCGCGTCTTCCGTGATGAACGCCTGCCGATTTTTGGCTTTTCCATCCGCACCGTTTTAACTGTTGCAACACCCGATCGCAAGGGAGGAATTTTTCTTTTCACAGTCGGTATCGGTTTGACTGCCGCTGGCATGACTAACTCCGATTTTACCCTGCGTGTACCCGCTGGGATTGGCACAGGACTGATGGAATTTTTTGGGCGTGCTAGCGCCCCTTGTTTGCCAGCAACAACTTGCTGCTGACTATTAGCTTTCACTTTCTTGGGTGCCACTTTTTGAACATTTTGTGGACGCTGGCGGCGGTTTAAGGGTTGACGCCGCGAGAAAGCTGTTAGTTCGTCACTTGACTCTGACACTGCTACTCCTTGTGACCCACTGGACTGTTTTCTTGCAGACTCCTGACCCAAAACTTAACCTTCAAGCAATATTAATGCTCAAATTCCACTTTGCCACTAAGTAGCATTTTTGTGTTTAGTTTAATATTAAATATTTTGGGGGGGGTGATTGCGTATATATTAAACGAATAATTACAAGTTTTCACTATCTCTTTGAGTTTTAAGTGCCCATTCTACCTGCCGCAAAATTCCTAGCAGCAGTGCTACTTCGCCAGTTTGCAGGCCAGCGCGATTATATAGTTGGCGGAATTTTTCCATACGACTAGGTGCAGTATGTGGATACAGATAACCAATTTTCAGTAGTAATGATTCTAATTGCTGGTAGTATGTTTCCACAAGGTCTAAAGGCGCGAGTTCAATTTGGGGCAAAGTTTGAGTCTCTGGTTGCTGGGTAGATTGTGACAATTCATAACAGCAGATTGCCACAGCAGTAGCTAAATTCAAGGATAGATAATTTTGATTTGTGGGAATAAAAATAAAGCGCTGAGCATAATTTAATTCTTCGTTGCTTAATCCCCGGTCTTCTCTGCCAAAAATCAAGGCTACGGGTTTTTCTGGTTCTTCCAGTAGCCAGGGTAGTGCTGTACGGGGGTTTTCTAAAGGTATTTCCCAACTGCGAACGCGACCGGTTGTAGCGATCGCCCTGACACATCCATGCAATGCTTCTGGTAAGGTGGCCACTACTACCGCAGATTCTAAAATTTCTTTGGCATGAACAGCCATCATCAAAGCTTCTGGCGACAGCGGATCGCATTGGGGATTCACTAATACTAAATTATGTAGCCCGAAATTTTTCATTACCCTGGCGATCGCACCAACGTTGATCGGCCCAGCTGGCTCTACCAACACAATTCTTAATCCAGCCAAGCTCATTTTTTGCCTCCGGCGATCGTACTTAAAAATACTTTTAGGCTAGTTGAAAGTATTCTTGAGATTATTTTAGCTGTGTAAGTAAACCCCTACGTCAAGTCTGAACAGTTATTCGCGCTTCTTTACTGGGCGCAATCTGTGCCGTTCAGCTAGTTGTTGAGATAGTTCCTCTGATACTTCTAGGGTAATTCTCGGCATGGTGGGCTTTGGTGCGGATTGCACGCACTGGAGGTTTACTATTACTAAATGATATATCTTGAAATTCTTCGTTACTCTGGCGATCGCCCCAGCATTGAAGGGACTAGCTGGCTCTAGCAACACAATTCTTAATCCAGCCAAGCTCATTTTTTGCCTTTGGCGAGCTTACAGCAATTTTCAGGTAATTAAACTATCTGACTTTTCCCGTTAAGTCTCTTTTGCAAGCTGCCAACCTTCACAAAGGTCATGCAATTTTAACCAGCCTCGCCACAGTACCTGGATACCAATTGGTGTTTTGCCTCGATGTTCTAGGTAGCCGCCAAGACGAGCGATCGCTTCGATAGCCCAATTAACTGTGAGGAGTTTAGTCGGTTTGAGAGACTTAGCTTTTAAAATCTTGAGTTTTGAAAGAGTTAGCGGCTAAATTCCCCAATCAAGCTATAGAAAAGACTTCTATGGGTGATGCTAGTATTGTCGTCTTGGGTTGGCATTATCACCAAAAGGGTTTTCATGTAGAGTTTCTGACTGATGATGACAAGCTAAAATCACAGGAACCACCGCCACCACAGACACCTACGCGTCGAAGCAGTCGCAAAAAAGAGTAAAAAAACCTTGAGCGATCGCCCCTTACCTCTAACATCACGTTATCATCGGATATTGTGGAATTTCCGTGCGTAACTCGATAGCATCTATGACTGCCTCTCACCCTGAAACTCCATCTACCAAGCCCGATGCAAGTACTTTTATTTCTGACCATCAACAGGTGGATCGCAGTAAACTAAGTCAAATGTACCTGCACTATGTCGAGACGAAGGATAAATATCCTCACGCGGTGTTGCTGTATCGAGTGGGAGATTTCTTTGAATGCTATTTCCAAGATGCCGTAAAATTAGCGCAAGAATTGGAATTAGTTCTGACTAGTAAGCAAGCTGGGGAACAGGGACGGGTGGCCATGTCCGGTGTTCCCCATCACGCTTGGGAACGCTACGCGACGATGCTGGTAGAAAAAGGCTATGCAGTGGTAATTTGCGACCAAGTGGAAGATGCAGCCGAAGCTACTGGGAGATTAGTACGGCGGGAAGTAACGCGCATCCTGACTCCTGGCACTTTGCTAGAAGAAGGAATGCTCAAATCAAGTCGCAATAATTACCTAGCAGCAGTAGTAATTGCCGCAAATCATTGGGGTTTAGCTTATGCAGACATCTCCACAGGGGAATTCCTCACCACTCAAGGCAGTGATTTAGAACATCTGACACAAGAATTAATGCGTTTGCAACCTTCGGAGGTGCTGGTTCCCACAAATGCACCGGATTTAGGTAGCTTGCTGCGTCCGGGAGAAACTTCGCCACATCTACCGGAGTGTTTGCCACCATCATTTTGTTATAGTTTGCGATCGCAAGTTCCCTTTTCCCAAGGTGAAGCTAGACCTAGATTATTGCAGAAATTTAAACTGCGATCGCTCGAAGGACTCGGTTGCGATCATCTTCCGCTGGCTGTTCGTGCCGCTGGTGGTCTTCTCGAATACCTGGAAGATACTCAAAAAGAACACCCAATCTTCCTCCAAAGACTCCGGACTTACACGGTTACTGACTATTTAATTGTAGATAATCAAACTCGTCGTAACCTGGAAATTACTCAAACTGTCCGCGATGGCACATTTCATGGTTCCCTACTCTGGGCATTGGATAGAACGAATACAGCAATGGGTGGGCGTGCTCTGCGGCGGTGGTTATTACAACCACTAATCGATATTAAAGGCATTCGGGCGCGACAAGATACCATCGAAGAGTTGATGGAAAATACACCCCTACGTCAGGATTTGCGACAGTTGTTGCGGCAAATTTATGACTTGGAACGGCTGACGGGAAGGGCGGGTTCTGGTAGTGCTAATGCCAGAGATTTAGCAGCATTGGCAGATTCCCTTTCACGCTTACCGGAATTATCCCACTTAGTTACTGATGCCCGTTCTCCATTTTTGAAAGCTTTACAAAAAGTGCCGTCGATTTTGTCAGAATTGGCAGAAAAATTACACACCCATCTTGTAGAGTCACCACCAATACATATAAAAGAAGGCGGATTGATTCGTCCTGGGGTGAATTCCCTGTTAGATGACAGGAAAGCGACTGTAAAAGCAGACGAACAATGGATTGCTAATTTAGAAGTTGACGAAAGAGCGAAGACGGGAATTCCCACATTAAAGGTAGGATTTAACAAAACCTTTGGTTACTATATCAGTATTTCCCGCGCCAAAGCCGATCAAGTACCCGCCAATTACATCCGCAAGCAAACCCTGACCAATGAGGAACGCTACATCACCCCAGATTTGAAGGAACGGGAAGCGCGAATTCTCACCGCGCGGGATGATTTAAATCAATTGGAATATGAGATTTTTACGGCATTGCGGGAAGAAGTTGCAGAACAGGCGGAAGTAATTCGCAATCTTTCCCGCGCAGTGGCGGCGGCGGATGTGTTGTGTGCTTTAGCTGAATTGGCGGTGCAGCAAGGTTACTGTCGTCCAGAAATGTTGTCAGGAAGAGAAATTAACATTGTTGATGGTCGTCACCCAGTGGTAGAACAGTCTTTACCTGCGGGGTTCTTTGTGCCGAATTCGACACAATTAGGGAGTAGGGAATTGGGAGTAGGGAGTAGTGAAGAAGAAATTTCCCTACTCCCCACTCCCCACTCCCCATTCCCCGATTTAATTATCCTCACCGGACCAAACGCCAGCGGCAAAAGTTGTTATTTGCGTCAGGTGGGATTGATTCAGTTAATGGCGCAAATTGGTAGTTTTGTACCAGCTAGATTTGCCAGATTGGGAATATGCGATCGCATTTTTACTCGTGTTGGTGCAGTGGACGATCTGGCAACTGGTCAATCTACATTTATGGTGGAAATGAATGAAACCGCAAATATTCTCAATCATGCCACATCTAGGTCGCTGGTATTGTTAGATGAAATTGGCCGGGGGACAGCAACATTTGATGGTCTTTCTATTGCTTGGGCGGTGGCAGAATATATCGCAATGGAAATTCGGGCGCGAACGATTTTTGCCACTCATTACCATGAGTTAAATGAACTAGCCAGCATTTTGCCGAATGTGGCTAACTATCAAGTGACAGTTAAAGAATTACCCGACCAAATTATCTTTTTGCACCAAGTCCAACCAGGAGGCGCAGATAAGTCTTACGGAATTGAAGCGGGAAGATTGGCGGGTTTACCGGCGGTAGTGATTCAACGAGCAAAACAAGTCATGGGGCAAATTGAGAAACACAGTAAAATTGCGATGGGGTTGCAAAATTTGGATATCGATTGATGTTGGTTGCCAAATTATTTGTCCGTGTTGACAGATTAATTGGCATAATTCTTTGAAAATACCAGTCGGGTGCTTGCCCTTTTGTCGCCAAGTTTCAAACTCAGGATGTTCGGCTACCTGAATCAATAGTTCATTAATCACTGGCGTATTTAACTCCTGCCATCAACTTTGGAAGTTGATGACGTAATGGCTCAGAAGCTACAAGACGATACTGAATAGTGATATCGAATTCGGTAATACCTGTTTTCTGCTAGAGTCTTGGTCAAACAATTAGGTCAAGAATCTTTGGTTGTGTTGGATGTATACAAAGCTACACTTGGAATGCGATCACTTTTTTTCAAGACTTCTTCTATATTAATTATAATAGTACATATGACCTATAAAACTCTACTCATTACCATTAGATGGTTCTTTGGGAATTTTCTAGATATTAAGAAGTGAGTGAATAGAGATTCCCATTATAAAATAGTAGCCTTACTCCTAAATGAATGGAGGTAGTTAACGAGAACTCTTAGGCTTCCCTAAGTAGGAAGGGAGACAGAATTATGAATAAATCATCCATTTTAGATTGGAGAGAACAACTTGGACTTAGTGAAAGACGACCACCAGAATTCTTTGATAGCCTTGAAGAAATCAATGCAGGTCATCAGTCTCCTCCACAGGCACACGCCATGCGTAGGGCATGGAAAGATTTAGAACTTGACGGCATTTTATGTATCAATAATGCGCCCTATATCTATTTCAAAGAAGTTTCTGGTATAGATTCTGACCAAATGCGTGAATTACATCGCCAGATTTGGAATCAGGGTATTGCCCCATTACTTGTAGTTGTTAGTCCCACTGAAGTTCAAGTTTATTCCGGTCTTGCGCTTCCTGCCAAAGAGGAACAAGATGTTTCCCAACAAAACCGTCTTGTTCAAATATTAAATCGGGTATCTGATGAAATTGAACTCAGGCAATTTATCAGAGCAGTAGAACTAGGTGAGTTATTTAGGGAAAAACCAAAATCTTTTAACCCAGATTTGCGTGTTGACCGCTATCTTCTCAAAAATCTTGCAGCAGCACGTCGTAGTTTATTGGAAGAAGAACCTGATCATACTCTAGATATCAGGACTGTTAATGCTTTGCTATGGCGTACAATATTTACCTGTTATCTAGTTGATAGAAAAATTATTGATTTTTCTTATTTTGACAAAATAAATGCAACAGATTGTCACAGACTAATTGACCTTTTGGAAAAAAACGAACCTAGTCAAGCTAAGCAACTTTTATATGCTTTATTTCAACAACTTAAATCAGACTTTAATGGCGACTTGTTTGATGTTGATCTTCAAGCAGAAAATAAACTCATTAAAGATGGACATATCAATATATTAAAAAAGTTTCTTCGTGGTGATGACGTAAGTAGTGGTCAACTTTCACTGGGGTTTTGGGCTTATGATTTTAGTGTTATTCCTATTGAAACCATAAGTAGTATTTATGAACACTTTCTGGAAACACAAGAAAAGCGGGAAAGTGGCATATACTACACACCAAGATTTTTAGCTGAGATAGTTCTTGATACAGCATTAGATGGATGGACTTCCTTATTAGAAAAGCGTTTTCTTGACCCAGCTTGCGGTTCAGGTATATTCCTAGTAGCGATTTTTAACCGATTAGCTGAAGAATGGCGTATCAAGCACATAAATATTAGCAATAACAATGATGAACTTGCAGCAGCCTTAATTAATATTCTCCAGAAAAATATTTTCGGCATAGATGCAGATTCTAGTGAAACGGCTTGTCGTATTGCAGCATTTAGTTTATATCTTGCTTTTTTAGATCAGCTTGAGCCTAGAGATATTCAGAAACTTCAACAACAGGAAAATGCACTCCCAAAACTAGTAGGTCATAACCTTATTTGCAAAGATTTTTTTGAACGAGATTTGCCGATATCTGCCAATAAATTTGATTTGATAGTAGGTAATCCACCCTGGGCAAAAGTGACAGGAAAACAAAAAAATCTTATGGAGAAGTGGTGTAAACAAGAAAACCATACAATTGCCCAAAGACAGTTAGCTTGTGGGTTTGTGTGGAAGGCTCTGCAACACTTACGGGATGAAGGACGTATTTGCTTTTTACTTCCAGCAGGAGTTTTATTTAACCACCAAGATAAAGCACTAGATTTTCAAAATGAGTGGTTATCAACATATACAATTGAGCAGGTAATTAACCTGTCCGATATGAGATTTTACCTGTTTGATGGTGCCGATCGTCCTACACTTATTGTCAGATATCGGAAAGAAAAACCTGATATAAAAACTAGCAGTATTGAGTACATAACTCCTAAAACCGAATTGGAAAGTATTAGGGCTGAAATTCTATCTATTTCCCCAGAAGATCAAAAGAAAATTAGACTTAGAGAAGTGTTATATGACCTCAGTAATGCTGAACCTGCGCTAGTTTGGAAACAATCCTTTTGGGGAACGCCCAGAGACAGAAAATTTTTGGAAAGATTATCTGCACTACCACGACTAGATCGTTTAGTAGACACATTAAAAATAGCGGAGAGCAAGAGAACAAAGCGATGGTTGATGAGTCGAGGTTTTGAACCAGAGGGGGCCAGTGATAATCCTAATAATGTTATATTATCGCCTTGGTCTCCGAAAATATTATTCTTAGCCGCACGAAGTAACAATATTGATTTGGTTATCTTAGAATCTGATTGTACTCCTATTGGGAATCGCTTTCAAAGGCTTCGCAGACTTCCAAATCAAAAAATATTTACTGCTCCACTTGTAATTGTAAGTAAAAGCTTGAAAGTAGCTTTTGCTGAGTTTGATGTAGTTTTCCAAGATGCACTTCGAGGTATTCACGGTAAACCAGAGGATACCGAAGTTTTTATGTTCTTGGCTCTTGCTTTAAACTCTGTTTTGGCAAAGTATTTCTTATTTCATACAGCATCTACTTGGGGAATTGAGCGCGGTGATATACGTGTATCAGAACTGCTTAAATTCCCATTTGTCTTGCCAGAAATGACTCAAAATCCTTCAAGATCAAGAAAAATTGTTCAAGAAGTTGCAGAAAAAATTAGAAATCTAAAAAACCAGATTAATCAAAACTTTTTGATAAATCGTCAGCAGATAGTACAAAATGAGAAAGACGAATTACTTAAATATGTTTATGAATATTATGATATTGATGAATATGAACAAATATTAATCAATGACACTATAAATATTTCCATACCAAGCATTCAGCCCAATCGAAGTACTTGGCCTATTCCTACATTGGTTAGGAGCGAACCACAAGAACGCAAAGAATATCTGAAGCTTTTATGTGATGTACTTAATACTTGGGCGCGTAAAGGTCAGTATACTATAATCGGCAACGTTATACGTTCTCTTAAGATGGGTGCAGCAATAATTGTTTTAGACAGAAAAATTAATGTAGAGCAAAGCTGGGTAGATATTGAGCAGGAGTCAACACAGGAATTAGATACTATTCTCAGGCGAATTATTCGTCTTTTACCACATCAGCAAGGAAGCATTAGTTTTTTGCGAAATCTCAAAGTTTTTGACCAAGACAAGCTGTATATTTTTAAACCGTTAGCTCGTCGCTTCTGGACTAAGACTTCTGCCTTGAACGATGCAGACGAAATAGCAGCAGCAATCCTCAGTAGCAACTATAAGGAAAGCTGATGGTAATAGTTGGCAATAGTAGTTTTTGGGCAGATACTTTTCCTGATTATCTTATTCCAGATATTTTGGATTTGGTATTGTCTGCATGGGAAGTTTTTAGTAAACCTAAAATTGATGATCACGAAGTACCTATAACTAAGCGTTTTAGAACTACTCTGATACAGCAAAAGAATTTGGTAAAATTACCCGTAATAATTGACCGTGAAATCCCAGAGGATGACTTAGAATCTGGAACCGAAAAAGGACGTATTGATCTGCGTTTTACGTATGGATATCGGGAAGATGTATATTTTTCTTTTGAATGTAAGCGACTTAATGTAATTTCCAAAGATGGAAAACGCAAATCTCTAGCCCAAGATTATGTAGTAGATGGAATGATGAGATACATCACATCACAGTATGCTTCTGGGCTTCTCTGCGGAGGGATGATTGGTTACATTATGAATAGTGATTCAAAAACCGCCATCAAAGCAGTAGATGGTCAAGTAGAAATTCGGTGTAAAGAACTGCGAATCAGTCCGCCAAGCGGTTTATGTCAATCTTCTCTCAAACAAAATCACCCGCAAATTAAAGAAACTACACACATACTACTTCGCCAGTTTGTCATCCATCATGTGTTTCTGCCACTATGAATTAACGATGTGCTTAGTTGAAAAACAAGGCGATGAATGAGTTATTCAGGAATATTTAGCTGGCGCGATCGCACCCCTAGAGCGTTTATCTACCTGGAGACTGGGTTTGAGTATATTTACTAGGCGCACGTCAGTTTTATGGTGGTTACCGCATTCCACCTTGAAAAGGCTAGCCCTACGCTTTCAATCAATATTTTGCACCGAAGATATTTAACTTGTAAAAAATAATGGGCAAAATAAGTACCTGGGCAAGCTAAATCTATACTTAACATGAAAGCGATCGCTTTGCTTTTATCTATTGGTGTTGTTGGTGTTTTTACTATTTTTGGTGTTAATTCACGTGGATCTTTGGGCACTAACCAAAACACCCTTCAGGAAATCTCAAGTAATCAACAGACTATAAGTCATGTAACAGCTTTGGGGCGTTTGGAACCCGAAGGAGATATCATTCACCTATCTGCTCCAGCATCTAACCAGCGTTTGGCACAACTGCGCGTCAAAGAAGGCGATCGCGTTAAAGTCGGCCAAGTCATAGCGATTATGGACAACTTTAACCAGTATCGAGCCATTGTGGAAAATGCTAGAGCCAAAGTCATTGTGGGGCGATCGCGTTTAGCTCAAGTCCTGGCTGGTGAAGAGTTTGGCCAAATTGAAGCCCAACGCCAGAAAGTTGCAGAAATGGAAGCTCAGTTATTTGAGGGCATAAAGGTTCAGAAAACAGTTATTGCCCGTCAGCAAGTAGAAGTACGCAAAGCCGAAAATGATTATCAACGGTATAAAGCTCTCTCGCAAGAAGGGGCTGTTTCCGCAGCGGACACAGAAACCAAACGTTTGCAAGTAGAGATTGAGAAACAAAAATTACAGGAAGCAACAGCAAACCTCAGCCAACAAATTAGTACAGGCTCAGAACGTGTTAAAGAGTCTCAAGCAACTCTGCAAAGTGTCAAGCATGTGAACCCAACGGATATTCTCGTAGCTAAAGCAGAGTTAAATGAGTCGTTGTCTCAATTACGAAAAGCAAAAGTTGACATGGAATCTACCTATGTGCAAGCACCAGTAGCAGGGCAAATCTTAAGTGTCAACGCCAAAGTCGGTGAAGTTGTTGGTAGTAGCGGTATTGTTGACATTGGTCAGACACAACAGATGTATGTGATGGCTGAAGTTTACGAAAGCGATATTCAATATATTAAGGTAAATCAGCCAGCAATCATTGTCAGCGAGTATGGAGGATTCACAGGGGAAATTAAAGGAATTGTCGATCGCATTGGATTGCAAATTGACAAACCGGGAATTGTAAATGATGACCCCTCTGCCAGAGCAGATGTCAGAATTGTGAAAGTGAAAATTCGTCTCCATCCCAATGACAGCGATCGAGTGAGAACTTTAAATAAGCTACAGGTAAGAGCATCAATTCAAATTCGTTAAACCAATTGGCAAGAGAAGCTAAGAGAGGAGGACAAGGATTCATGAGTCGATAGAGCAAGAATGGACTCTCCTCTCTACTTACCTCGAAACACAAAATTATGTTGAACTCACAATTCATTCTTGGCAAGCGGCAGCGCGAATCTACTATGACTGACGCCGCTAAGGGCTTAGTGTTCGCAGTCCAATAGATTGCTGTATTGCTCAAGCAGCATTGGAAAATAATTTACTTTTGATTCACAACGATCGCGACTTTGAAACCATTGCCCAAGTGCGATCGCTCCAAAACCTCCGCTTTCAACCTTGAGTCTTTCCTGGAAAACATCGATAGTCAAAAATTCATCAATCGTTGACGAAGTACAGAAGCAACAGTTTCCTGATTTGTATTCGATTTGAAAATCAAACTACAGAAACTTTCTCGATCGATTATCATCATTTCCACCTCACTAAGTCCGGCTCGAACTGTAAAGGGATAATTTTCTCCATTAACTAACTGTGCATTACCAAAGTATTCCCCTGATTGGAGAGTACACGATGTGAATTCATCATGGCGATCGCCAACCAATGCTTCAACTTCTCCTTCTAATATTAAGTAGAATTTATCGGCTACTTCACCTTGTTGAACGATGATAGAATTAGCTCCATATCTAATTACCTTTGCTTGGGTGGCAACTGCGACAATCTCGGATGGATCGACGTTGGGTAATGCATTTGAGAGATGAATTGTCATTACACGTTGATGCAAGCGGCGCACAATGTCAGCTTTTGTTAATTCAGAATTGCTAAGGAAAAGCCGGAAAAGTTCTTCCTCAATCACCATCACTTTGACTTCTGAATTTCTAGTAACGCGTACTGTTGCTGTCCGTTTCCCGTCTCGAAGCAAACCCACTTCGCCAAAATAATCCCCACGACTGAGATGATTTAAAAGACGAGGCAGTTCATCAGGAAATTCTTGGAGAATTTCGACTTCACCTTCTAGAAGAATATAAAATTTAGTGGCTGGCTCACCTTGGCGAACAATTACTTCCTCTGATTGGTAAGTCAAAACGATTGGTTTAGTGGCTACTTTTTCTAGCAAGGCTTCATCAAAACCAGGTAATACCAGCGAAAGTTCTTGATTTAAAGCTAAACCCAATTTGCCATCTTCAACATTAACAATTCGATCTGCCAAATCAAGTATGCGATTATCATGAGTAACCATGAGAACAGCACTATTATGTTCTTTGGCTAAACGATGCATTAACGCCACTACATTCCGTCCTGCTGTCTTATCCAGAGATGCTGTAGGTTCATCGGCAAGTACTAACTTGGGTTGAGTTACCAAAGCACTGGCTATGGCCACTCGTTGCTTCTGTCCCCCAGAAAGATTTCCTGGATAGGCGTTGAGCTTATCAGCTAATCCAACAGCCTCCAATATAGATGCTGTTTTTGCACGGGCTTCTTTAGGTGAGAAATTTGGTTGCAATTCCAATGACATCTGAATATTCTGCTGGACTGTTAAGAAATCCAACAAATTACTTGATTG
It encodes the following:
- a CDS encoding serine hydrolase, with translation MSESSDELTAFSRRQPLNRRQRPQNVQKVAPKKVKANSQQQVVAGKQGALARPKNSISPVPIPAGTRRVKSELVMPAAVKPIPTVKRKIPPLRSGVATVKTVRMEKPKIGRRSSRKTRLKPMAKTILYVLRLLIVGVGMGAIVGTVLSVLDPANRITTNSAPQSSNSNVARSQPQPTPTAPVASSSLLLSQEIIPLKNAVQNLATSNPNLTPGVFLVDLDTGNYVDINASTSFPAASTIKVPILIAFFQDVDAGKIRLDEMLTMQQDAMAGGSGNLQYKPAGTQYAALEVATKMITISDNTATNMLIARLGGIDALNQRFRSWGLTTTVIRNQLPDLEGTNTTSPKELGNLMAIVSQGNLVSMPSRDLMLDILRRTQRDSLLPSGLGTGARVYHKTGDIGTMLADAGLIIVPTGKRYVAAVMVQRPNNDPRAEKLISSISRAAYQEFSQNSVAPSSTTSTVPTNGYQPQIINPVLPNGTTSSVPMNGYQAPIISPVPNGMANTLPANSYQAPVMNPQYYPPR
- a CDS encoding RNA methyltransferase, with the translated sequence MSLAGLRIVLVEPAGPINVGAIARVMKNFGLHNLVLVNPQCDPLSPEALMMAVHAKEILESAVVVATLPEALHGCVRAIATTGRVRSWEIPLENPRTALPWLLEEPEKPVALIFGREDRGLSNEELNYAQRFIFIPTNQNYLSLNLATAVAICCYELSQSTQQPETQTLPQIELAPLDLVETYYQQLESLLLKIGYLYPHTAPSRMEKFRQLYNRAGLQTGEVALLLGILRQVEWALKTQRDSENL
- the mutS gene encoding DNA mismatch repair protein MutS; amino-acid sequence: MTASHPETPSTKPDASTFISDHQQVDRSKLSQMYLHYVETKDKYPHAVLLYRVGDFFECYFQDAVKLAQELELVLTSKQAGEQGRVAMSGVPHHAWERYATMLVEKGYAVVICDQVEDAAEATGRLVRREVTRILTPGTLLEEGMLKSSRNNYLAAVVIAANHWGLAYADISTGEFLTTQGSDLEHLTQELMRLQPSEVLVPTNAPDLGSLLRPGETSPHLPECLPPSFCYSLRSQVPFSQGEARPRLLQKFKLRSLEGLGCDHLPLAVRAAGGLLEYLEDTQKEHPIFLQRLRTYTVTDYLIVDNQTRRNLEITQTVRDGTFHGSLLWALDRTNTAMGGRALRRWLLQPLIDIKGIRARQDTIEELMENTPLRQDLRQLLRQIYDLERLTGRAGSGSANARDLAALADSLSRLPELSHLVTDARSPFLKALQKVPSILSELAEKLHTHLVESPPIHIKEGGLIRPGVNSLLDDRKATVKADEQWIANLEVDERAKTGIPTLKVGFNKTFGYYISISRAKADQVPANYIRKQTLTNEERYITPDLKEREARILTARDDLNQLEYEIFTALREEVAEQAEVIRNLSRAVAAADVLCALAELAVQQGYCRPEMLSGREINIVDGRHPVVEQSLPAGFFVPNSTQLGSRELGVGSSEEEISLLPTPHSPFPDLIILTGPNASGKSCYLRQVGLIQLMAQIGSFVPARFARLGICDRIFTRVGAVDDLATGQSTFMVEMNETANILNHATSRSLVLLDEIGRGTATFDGLSIAWAVAEYIAMEIRARTIFATHYHELNELASILPNVANYQVTVKELPDQIIFLHQVQPGGADKSYGIEAGRLAGLPAVVIQRAKQVMGQIEKHSKIAMGLQNLDID